A region from the Flavobacteriales bacterium genome encodes:
- a CDS encoding DUF2442 domain-containing protein, which yields MNKAFQLKEVQVVRAHVLKLVFGDGVEHLADFGPYFRDWSTPQEKRFSKAELFHKFKLVGHHALEWGDAALVFSAERLRKWESRGVVPAKEKAVA from the coding sequence ATGAACAAGGCATTCCAACTCAAGGAAGTCCAGGTGGTCAGGGCGCATGTGCTCAAGCTCGTCTTTGGCGATGGGGTCGAACACCTCGCCGACTTCGGGCCATATTTCCGTGACTGGTCCACCCCCCAAGAAAAGCGCTTTTCCAAGGCCGAACTGTTCCACAAATTCAAGCTGGTGGGGCATCACGCTCTGGAGTGGGGCGATGCAGCTTTGGTTTTTTCAGCTGAGCGGCTCAGGAAGTGGGAGTCGAGGGGTGTGGTTCCCGCCAAGGAGAAGGCGGTGGCGTAA
- a CDS encoding gliding motility-associated C-terminal domain-containing protein yields the protein MFPYDEDFEAAPTWTSGGAGNDWAWGSPNKPIISGAGGGLNAWCIGGLTGTLYSPGQDSWLESPCFDFANVPYPWISFKVFWEMERQYDGANLQYSVNGGASWNNVGAFGNAVDCLNDNWFNYGSITNLSLASPAHGWSGRTGATAGACVGGFGSNQWVEAKHCLLGCGGQPNVLLRFTFGSGTTCNGYDGFAVDDIHIENAPISLTAEQVQCTGDSVQFTYGLLGCGTNTSWNFGDPGSGAANTGTDPSPWHEFSGPGAFEVVVTSSGPCGISLSDTVEVLILDVSVSVTEPLCNGQSGSATAIINGAQNQPQFTWLPGGQTGMQSGPLPAGAHVLEVEDAGACTATVPFTITDPAPLVVTAQNDTVVCSGAAVLLQASAVGGTPGYTFQWSPSGPAVAPTVFTPYIVQAIDANSCIAEPDTVLVTVFPPVVAQLSVSSSQGCGPLCVTFTDDSPGAVQSDWSFGDGASGAGSPVSHCFVGEGLYSVTLTSTDGNGCVGTVLSNDLLNVLPTPVAGFTPFPPVAIISDPNFLFLDGSQGADQWSWSFGDPDNSTSAEPTPGFSYADVACYTVVQVVTNGSGCADTASAQVCVEGEFALFVPNAFTPDGDGVNDGFIPLTTVREPSLFEFDVFDRWGQPVFSGRSVNDAWDGKQAGIETPQGVYAWKVRLRDSENQLHSAQGHVVLLR from the coding sequence GTGTTCCCCTACGACGAAGATTTCGAAGCCGCGCCGACGTGGACCTCCGGCGGTGCAGGGAACGACTGGGCCTGGGGCTCGCCGAACAAACCCATCATCAGTGGGGCTGGGGGTGGATTGAACGCGTGGTGCATCGGTGGCCTCACGGGCACGCTGTACAGCCCCGGTCAAGACAGTTGGTTGGAGAGCCCATGCTTCGATTTCGCCAACGTGCCCTACCCATGGATCAGCTTCAAGGTGTTCTGGGAAATGGAGCGCCAGTACGACGGCGCCAACCTGCAGTACAGCGTGAACGGCGGTGCCAGTTGGAACAACGTTGGTGCATTCGGCAATGCGGTGGATTGCCTCAATGACAACTGGTTCAACTACGGCAGCATCACCAATCTGAGCCTGGCCAGTCCGGCGCACGGCTGGAGCGGGCGCACCGGAGCCACAGCCGGTGCGTGCGTGGGCGGGTTCGGAAGCAACCAATGGGTTGAAGCGAAGCACTGCCTTCTGGGCTGTGGTGGTCAGCCCAATGTGCTGTTGCGCTTCACCTTCGGAAGTGGCACCACATGCAACGGCTACGATGGTTTCGCGGTGGATGACATCCACATTGAGAACGCTCCGATCAGTTTGACCGCCGAGCAGGTGCAGTGCACCGGAGATAGTGTGCAGTTCACGTACGGCCTTCTCGGTTGCGGAACGAATACGTCGTGGAACTTCGGCGATCCTGGTAGCGGAGCGGCGAACACGGGCACGGATCCATCGCCGTGGCATGAATTCAGCGGACCCGGTGCGTTCGAGGTGGTGGTCACCTCATCCGGGCCGTGCGGCATCAGCTTGTCGGACACGGTTGAGGTGCTCATCCTGGATGTGAGCGTGAGCGTGACGGAACCCTTGTGCAATGGACAGAGCGGCTCAGCAACGGCGATCATCAACGGCGCGCAGAACCAGCCGCAGTTCACATGGCTACCCGGTGGGCAAACGGGGATGCAAAGCGGACCATTGCCGGCAGGCGCCCACGTATTGGAAGTCGAGGATGCCGGTGCTTGCACCGCAACGGTTCCCTTCACGATCACCGATCCTGCGCCACTGGTGGTGACGGCCCAGAACGACACTGTGGTATGCTCCGGTGCGGCGGTCCTCCTTCAAGCCTCCGCGGTGGGCGGCACCCCGGGCTATACGTTCCAATGGTCGCCGAGCGGCCCCGCCGTTGCCCCCACGGTGTTCACGCCTTATATCGTTCAAGCAATCGATGCCAACAGTTGTATCGCTGAGCCGGATACCGTGCTCGTGACGGTGTTCCCGCCGGTGGTCGCGCAGCTCTCCGTCTCGTCCTCGCAAGGCTGTGGACCTTTGTGCGTGACGTTCACGGATGATTCCCCTGGTGCGGTGCAAAGCGACTGGAGTTTCGGTGATGGTGCGTCCGGTGCCGGTTCACCGGTCAGCCATTGCTTCGTGGGCGAAGGTCTCTACAGCGTGACGCTGACCTCTACGGACGGTAACGGCTGTGTGGGAACCGTTTTATCGAACGATCTCTTGAATGTTCTGCCCACGCCGGTTGCAGGCTTCACGCCCTTCCCGCCGGTGGCCATCATTTCAGACCCCAACTTCCTCTTCTTGGACGGCTCACAAGGCGCCGATCAGTGGTCGTGGTCGTTCGGTGACCCGGACAACTCGACTTCCGCCGAACCCACACCCGGATTCTCGTATGCCGATGTGGCGTGCTACACCGTGGTGCAGGTGGTCACGAACGGTAGTGGTTGTGCTGACACCGCCTCGGCTCAGGTTTGCGTTGAAGGCGAATTCGCGCTGTTCGTGCCCAACGCCTTCACCCCTGATGGCGATGGTGTGAACGACGGGTTCATTCCGCTCACCACGGTGCGCGAGCCAAGCCTATTTGAATTCGACGTGTTCGACCGCTGGGGACAACCGGTGTTCAGCGGTCGCTCGGTGAACGACGCATGGGACGGCAAGCAGGCAGGCATTGAAACGCCCCAAGGCGTGTACGCTTGGAAAGTGCGGCTGCGTGACAGCGAGAACCAGTTGCACAGTGCCCAAGGGCATGTGGTGCTGCTTCGCTAA
- the maf gene encoding septum formation protein Maf gives MQPPIHPWRLILCSASPRRRQLLQGLDLPVEITSVDVDETPPRGMPVDQVAEHLARKKAEAWSGSLASDQVLVAADTTVVLDLPNGSLLLNKPADEADACRMLAQLAGHTHRVVTGVCLRTASRTISFADTALVTFRALSEADIAYYVAAHKPLDKAGGYGVQDWIGYTGVTRIEGSFYTVMGLPMHRVWEELAALRP, from the coding sequence ATGCAACCACCGATCCATCCGTGGCGCCTCATCCTGTGCAGCGCTTCACCCCGTAGGCGCCAGTTGCTGCAAGGGCTCGACCTGCCCGTGGAGATCACCAGTGTGGACGTGGACGAAACACCGCCGCGCGGCATGCCCGTGGACCAGGTCGCCGAACACCTCGCCCGCAAGAAGGCGGAAGCATGGTCAGGCAGTCTGGCCAGTGACCAGGTGCTCGTTGCGGCCGACACGACCGTGGTGCTCGACCTGCCCAACGGAAGCCTTCTCCTGAACAAACCGGCGGACGAAGCCGACGCGTGCCGCATGCTCGCCCAGCTTGCTGGTCACACGCATCGCGTGGTCACCGGTGTTTGCCTGCGCACCGCATCGCGCACCATCAGCTTCGCGGATACGGCACTCGTGACGTTCCGTGCACTCAGCGAAGCAGACATCGCCTATTACGTGGCGGCCCACAAACCACTGGACAAGGCCGGAGGCTACGGCGTGCAGGACTGGATCGGCTACACAGGCGTTACGCGCATCGAGGGCAGCTTCTACACGGTGATGGGGTTGCCCATGCACAGGGTATGGGAAGAACTAGCGGCACTCAGGCCCTGA
- a CDS encoding geranylgeranylglycerol-phosphate geranylgeranyltransferase, protein MKDLIRLTRPLNLIIVALTMVVMRYGVIGGICKRDFARDYLPSSFTVNGVIYSPQVGFQLSLVMFVLLIISTVLIMAGGNVINDYFDTRIDRVNKPGAVLVGRSVKRRVAMATHWILSGSGLLLGVLVALLAHQKWLALIPPFAVGALWWYSTTAKRQLLLGNGLVATLSAIAVLQVSLYDLRMLEHGNEADSLFCIRSLWWWFLGYTAFAFISTLLRELQKDMADVRGDAANGCRTVPIAWGMKVARLLVAFWAMVIIVAVGLLADRVFTEVAARVYLYVLVIAPILASCILTWNARNRDQHNRAGNVMKLAMVFAVAFGAIYPWLIV, encoded by the coding sequence ATGAAGGACCTCATCCGCCTCACCCGCCCGCTCAACCTGATCATCGTGGCGTTGACGATGGTGGTGATGAGGTATGGCGTGATCGGCGGGATCTGTAAGCGCGATTTTGCCCGTGACTACCTGCCTTCGAGCTTTACAGTGAACGGCGTCATCTACTCTCCGCAAGTCGGATTCCAGCTCTCCTTGGTGATGTTCGTTCTCCTGATCATTAGCACGGTGCTGATCATGGCTGGTGGCAACGTTATCAACGACTACTTCGATACGCGCATCGATCGGGTGAACAAGCCGGGCGCGGTGCTCGTTGGCCGGAGTGTTAAACGCCGTGTTGCCATGGCCACGCATTGGATACTTAGCGGCTCAGGTTTGTTGCTCGGGGTATTGGTCGCTCTGCTGGCACACCAGAAGTGGCTCGCGTTGATTCCACCGTTCGCCGTGGGGGCATTGTGGTGGTACAGCACAACGGCCAAGCGGCAACTACTCTTAGGTAATGGTCTGGTAGCCACCCTTTCTGCCATCGCAGTCCTACAAGTAAGTCTCTATGACCTGCGCATGTTGGAGCACGGCAATGAGGCGGACTCGCTGTTCTGTATAAGGTCTCTTTGGTGGTGGTTCCTCGGCTACACCGCCTTTGCCTTCATTAGCACTCTTCTGCGCGAACTTCAAAAAGACATGGCTGATGTGCGCGGCGATGCGGCCAACGGTTGCCGCACCGTGCCGATCGCTTGGGGCATGAAGGTCGCCCGGTTGTTGGTCGCGTTCTGGGCGATGGTCATCATTGTGGCCGTGGGCCTGCTGGCGGACAGGGTCTTCACGGAAGTCGCAGCGCGGGTCTATCTGTACGTGCTGGTCATCGCGCCCATCCTCGCCTCGTGCATCCTCACATGGAACGCTCGCAACCGCGACCAGCACAACCGCGCCGGCAACGTGATGAAGCTGGCCATGGTCTTCGCCGTGGCGTTCGGCGCCATCTATCCTTGGCTGATCGTATGA
- the mazG gene encoding nucleoside triphosphate pyrophosphohydrolase has protein sequence MSNDPRGAAFLRLLSIMDDLRAQCPWDKKQTLETLRPLTIEETYELGDAILTNDLDGVKKELGDILLHIVFYAKIGSEKNAFDIADVCNAICDKLIHRHPHIYGDPVTGQAVKVKDEEEVKANWEKIKLAERAGDGDEPKSVLDGVPRGLPSMVKAIRVQDKARGVGFDWDTRDQVWEKVNEEMSELKQEVDAGSGNQADELGDLLFSIVNYARFLGIDPDEALERTNRKFIQRFQFLERESAKDGKRMGEMTLAEMDAYWERAKQV, from the coding sequence ATGTCGAACGATCCCCGCGGCGCGGCTTTCCTGCGCCTTCTATCCATCATGGACGACCTGCGTGCCCAATGCCCTTGGGACAAGAAGCAGACGTTGGAGACGCTGCGCCCGCTCACCATTGAAGAGACCTACGAGCTGGGCGACGCCATACTGACGAACGACCTGGACGGCGTGAAGAAGGAATTGGGCGACATCCTGCTGCACATCGTGTTCTACGCCAAGATCGGCAGCGAGAAGAACGCTTTCGACATCGCGGACGTGTGCAACGCCATCTGCGACAAGCTGATCCACCGCCACCCGCATATCTACGGCGATCCCGTTACGGGACAGGCTGTGAAGGTGAAGGACGAGGAGGAGGTGAAGGCGAACTGGGAGAAGATCAAACTGGCCGAGAGAGCCGGTGACGGCGATGAGCCGAAGAGCGTATTGGACGGTGTGCCGCGCGGACTGCCGAGCATGGTGAAGGCCATTCGTGTGCAGGACAAAGCCCGTGGGGTGGGCTTCGACTGGGATACCCGCGATCAGGTGTGGGAGAAGGTGAACGAGGAGATGAGCGAACTGAAGCAGGAGGTGGACGCGGGCTCCGGTAACCAAGCCGATGAACTGGGCGATCTGCTCTTCAGCATCGTGAACTACGCGCGCTTCCTGGGCATCGACCCGGATGAAGCGCTGGAGCGCACCAACCGGAAGTTCATCCAGCGGTTCCAGTTCCTGGAGCGCGAAAGCGCCAAGGATGGCAAGCGGATGGGGGAGATGACCTTGGCCGAGATGGATGCGTATTGGGAACGGGCGAAACAGGTTTGA
- a CDS encoding DUF2520 domain-containing protein produces the protein MGTSYIGEHTWASWLGHGFAILSLIGALFALLNYFLAERKSDGAFLRTGRLFFRVHSSAVLSIVGLLFVMLLNHWFEFDYVWKHSNTSMPLRYMLSCFWEGQEGSFLLWTFWHVVIGNILIWRWKQGRHGDWEAPVMMVFALVQVFLASMLLGVHVFGERIGSSPFILIRELGENIGLPWTQMADYLQKIPAFQDGRGLNPLLQNYWMVIHPPTLFLGFAATLVPFTYAIGGLWRGKLKEWMEPALGWTFFGVMVLGTGILMGGAWAYEALSFGGFWAWDPVENASLVPWLTLVAAGHLMLVNKRKETSLYATFLLTLGTFLLVLYSGFLTRSGVLGDTSVHSFTGDGMKPGLMLFVLSFILLSVVMLVRDAGQRKFIALLSAALFIVGIAAKVQVLAVVVFALLAIVGAVWAFRKFPKPEQEEAVWSREFWMFIGALVLVLSAVQITFSTSVPVFNTLLTPFAKPLTWLAEVTGMGFFNELAQAKLAPPSKAIEHYNKWQIPFAFIVSLLVAIGQYLKWKTTDMKRFWKQLLLAMVLALVVTVVLVVALRFEWKELNLIALLFATAFAAISNTAWIWQGLNGKFKGAGPSVAHVGFALVLLGALVSTSKQNEVSRNTGRMVLSFLSDDFNDNQDALLYRGDTVRMGEHFVVYHRKRQEGVNLHYEVEYLQAVPRTYHIGDTVRVNDNLYVCTAEHPAADHFLADPTKWKALQEYNRRELWHAKGYASMSPGESLFTLDPFVQINPRFGNVAEPSTKHWLHRDLYTHIRYAELQKGSNEDSDSLHWMPPRYYGRNEGDTLVTPTSVAIIDSVRTVRDSMTLAMLGTEFDVKVAYLRVRDLYDERRWFEARPLLIFRGTTIVAGKGAEIAPLRVRFDLERIGPGQPMEGQDPNRWEGNVGLSVSEREFIVMQAIVFPGHQHPVDRLRAHVLGLFDGRAAAVEEAPAEVMTRVLLIGTGRAAHHLGRAIVAAGNNVIGVVGRDGSKARSLADELRTRSLTFDAAWPEHEVALIAVSDDALSEVSARIPKGTAIICHVSGAKSMDVLEPHQHRGVLWPVQSLAEGAQVDITKSPLVVDASDEGTRTTLLSLARSISQRVLELDHNDRQVLHTAAVIAGNFPVFLLAEAQRLLSDHDLPGELLLPLWTNSTARAAALGPRQALTGPARRGDVKTLQAHLDLLAADPDIRRAYALLSRSILKAHGHPTDGLEDL, from the coding sequence ATGGGCACCTCCTACATCGGTGAGCACACGTGGGCCAGCTGGCTCGGTCACGGCTTCGCCATCCTCTCGCTCATCGGGGCGCTCTTCGCGCTGCTGAACTACTTCCTGGCTGAACGCAAAAGCGACGGCGCCTTCCTGCGCACTGGTCGTTTGTTCTTCCGGGTGCACAGCTCGGCCGTGTTGAGCATCGTTGGCCTGCTCTTCGTCATGCTCTTGAACCACTGGTTCGAATTCGACTATGTGTGGAAGCACAGCAACACCTCCATGCCGCTGCGCTACATGCTCAGTTGCTTCTGGGAAGGTCAGGAAGGCTCGTTCCTGCTTTGGACGTTCTGGCATGTGGTGATCGGCAACATCCTCATCTGGCGTTGGAAGCAAGGGCGCCATGGCGATTGGGAAGCACCGGTGATGATGGTCTTCGCGTTGGTGCAGGTTTTCCTTGCCAGCATGCTGCTGGGTGTACATGTGTTCGGTGAGCGCATCGGCAGCAGTCCCTTCATCCTGATCCGCGAGCTCGGTGAGAACATCGGCCTGCCGTGGACGCAGATGGCGGACTACCTCCAGAAGATCCCCGCATTCCAGGACGGTCGCGGCCTCAACCCGCTGCTGCAGAACTACTGGATGGTCATCCACCCTCCCACCCTGTTCCTCGGTTTCGCGGCCACGCTTGTTCCGTTCACCTATGCCATCGGTGGCTTGTGGCGCGGCAAGCTGAAAGAATGGATGGAACCCGCGCTGGGCTGGACCTTCTTCGGTGTGATGGTCCTCGGCACGGGCATCCTCATGGGCGGTGCTTGGGCCTATGAGGCGCTCAGCTTCGGCGGCTTCTGGGCGTGGGATCCGGTTGAGAACGCTTCGCTGGTGCCATGGCTCACGCTGGTCGCGGCCGGCCACCTGATGTTGGTGAACAAGCGCAAGGAGACCTCGCTGTACGCCACGTTCCTGCTTACGCTCGGCACGTTCCTGCTGGTGCTGTACAGCGGCTTCCTCACGCGCAGCGGCGTGCTCGGCGATACCAGCGTGCACAGCTTCACCGGCGACGGCATGAAGCCCGGGCTCATGCTCTTCGTGCTGTCGTTCATCCTGCTCAGCGTGGTGATGCTGGTTCGCGATGCGGGCCAGCGCAAGTTCATCGCATTGCTGAGCGCCGCGTTGTTCATTGTTGGCATCGCCGCGAAGGTGCAGGTGCTGGCGGTGGTGGTGTTCGCATTGCTCGCCATCGTTGGTGCCGTGTGGGCCTTCAGGAAGTTCCCGAAACCTGAACAAGAGGAGGCCGTGTGGAGCCGCGAGTTCTGGATGTTCATCGGCGCGCTTGTGCTCGTCTTGAGCGCCGTGCAGATCACCTTCAGCACCAGCGTTCCGGTCTTCAACACGTTGCTCACGCCGTTCGCCAAACCGCTCACCTGGCTGGCGGAAGTCACGGGCATGGGGTTCTTCAACGAGCTGGCACAGGCCAAGCTCGCTCCACCGAGCAAAGCCATCGAGCACTACAACAAATGGCAGATCCCGTTCGCCTTCATCGTATCGCTATTGGTGGCCATTGGCCAATACCTGAAGTGGAAGACCACGGACATGAAACGCTTCTGGAAGCAGTTACTGCTGGCAATGGTGCTCGCGTTGGTGGTCACCGTCGTGCTGGTCGTAGCGTTGAGGTTTGAATGGAAGGAATTGAACCTTATTGCGCTGCTCTTCGCCACGGCGTTCGCGGCCATTTCCAATACCGCCTGGATCTGGCAGGGGCTCAACGGCAAGTTCAAAGGAGCCGGTCCGAGTGTTGCGCACGTCGGTTTCGCGCTAGTGCTGCTAGGTGCACTGGTGAGCACCAGCAAGCAGAACGAGGTGAGCCGCAACACTGGTCGCATGGTGCTGAGCTTCCTGAGCGACGACTTCAACGACAACCAGGACGCGCTGCTCTACCGCGGTGACACCGTGCGCATGGGCGAGCACTTCGTCGTTTACCACCGCAAGCGGCAGGAAGGCGTGAACCTGCACTATGAAGTGGAATACCTGCAGGCTGTTCCGCGCACATACCATATTGGCGACACCGTGCGGGTGAACGACAACCTTTACGTGTGCACAGCTGAGCACCCCGCTGCCGACCACTTCCTCGCCGACCCCACCAAGTGGAAGGCATTGCAGGAATACAACCGCCGCGAACTGTGGCACGCAAAGGGCTACGCGAGCATGTCACCCGGCGAAAGCCTGTTCACGCTCGATCCGTTCGTGCAGATCAACCCGCGCTTCGGCAACGTGGCCGAGCCCAGCACCAAGCACTGGTTGCACCGCGACCTGTACACGCACATCCGCTACGCCGAACTTCAGAAGGGCAGCAACGAGGACTCCGACAGCCTGCACTGGATGCCGCCCCGCTACTACGGCCGCAACGAAGGCGATACGCTGGTGACGCCCACCAGCGTGGCCATCATCGACAGTGTGCGCACCGTGCGCGACAGCATGACGCTGGCGATGCTGGGCACGGAGTTCGATGTGAAGGTGGCCTACCTGCGCGTGCGCGACCTGTACGACGAACGCCGGTGGTTCGAGGCGCGGCCACTGCTCATCTTCCGGGGCACCACCATCGTGGCCGGCAAAGGTGCTGAGATCGCTCCTCTGCGGGTGCGCTTCGACCTGGAACGCATCGGGCCCGGCCAGCCCATGGAAGGCCAGGACCCCAACCGCTGGGAAGGCAACGTGGGCTTGAGCGTGAGCGAGCGCGAGTTCATCGTGATGCAGGCCATCGTGTTTCCCGGGCATCAACATCCTGTGGATCGGCTGCGCGCTCATGTTCTTGGGCTCTTTGATGGCCGTGCGGCAGCGGTGGAAGAAGCCCCGGCAGAAGTCATGACCCGTGTGTTGCTGATCGGTACCGGCCGCGCTGCTCACCACTTGGGCCGTGCGATCGTGGCTGCCGGGAACAACGTGATTGGCGTTGTTGGGCGCGATGGCTCCAAGGCACGATCACTTGCGGATGAACTCAGAACAAGGTCATTGACGTTCGATGCGGCTTGGCCGGAACACGAGGTAGCATTGATCGCAGTGAGCGACGATGCTCTGTCGGAAGTCTCGGCACGTATCCCGAAGGGCACCGCCATCATTTGCCACGTCAGCGGTGCGAAGAGCATGGATGTACTGGAACCGCACCAGCACCGCGGTGTGCTTTGGCCAGTGCAAAGCCTAGCGGAAGGCGCGCAGGTTGACATCACGAAAAGCCCGCTCGTGGTGGATGCCAGTGATGAAGGCACACGGACCACTCTGCTCTCCCTTGCACGCAGCATCAGCCAGCGCGTTCTCGAACTGGACCACAACGACCGGCAAGTGCTCCATACAGCGGCGGTCATCGCGGGCAACTTCCCGGTATTCCTGCTGGCCGAGGCCCAGCGGCTGCTGAGCGACCACGACCTGCCCGGCGAGCTGTTGCTGCCTTTGTGGACCAACAGCACCGCACGCGCGGCAGCCCTTGGTCCCCGTCAAGCCCTGACCGGTCCGGCCCGCCGTGGCGATGTGAAGACTTTACAAGCACACCTCGACCTGTTGGCGGCCGATCCCGACATTCGCCGCGCCTACGCGCTCCTCTCCCGGTCCATCCTGAAGGCGCATGGGCACCCCACGGATGGCCTCGAAGACCTATAA
- a CDS encoding cytochrome c maturation protein CcmE, producing MKRSHIIALVVIAVAMAMLIGTLAGNSTFMGLAQAMESPGKEVRVKGQLDKSQPIVYEPLTNANMTEFTLVDDEGVKCKVKLAKAKPYDFERSESIVLTGSYSGSEFHANDMLMKCPSKYTEGNQLKTEGEWTKVE from the coding sequence ATGAAACGCTCCCACATCATAGCACTGGTGGTCATTGCAGTGGCCATGGCCATGCTCATTGGCACCCTGGCGGGCAACAGCACCTTCATGGGCCTGGCGCAAGCCATGGAAAGTCCAGGAAAAGAGGTGCGGGTGAAAGGGCAGCTGGACAAGAGCCAGCCCATCGTGTACGAGCCCTTGACCAACGCCAACATGACGGAGTTCACCTTGGTGGACGATGAGGGCGTGAAGTGCAAAGTGAAGCTGGCCAAGGCCAAGCCCTACGACTTCGAACGCAGCGAGAGCATCGTGCTCACCGGCAGCTACAGTGGTAGTGAGTTCCACGCCAACGACATGCTGATGAAGTGCCCCAGCAAGTACACCGAAGGCAACCAGCTGAAGACGGAAGGCGAGTGGACCAAAGTTGAATAA
- a CDS encoding 3-deoxy-D-manno-octulosonate 8-phosphate phosphatase: MASKTYKEILADIDTFLFDVDGVFTDNRVLLYPGLDPVRTFHSRDAYAVQHAIKEGLRLVIVTGGKSDGVEQSFARLGVKEYHYHTYDKSRKLDELITLTGLDPARTAYMGDDIPDLRVMQRVALPCCPADAAEEIKAISLYVSHKPGGMGCVRDLLEQAMKVQGKWMTEGAHTW, translated from the coding sequence ATGGCCTCGAAGACCTATAAGGAGATCCTCGCCGACATCGACACCTTCCTCTTCGATGTGGACGGTGTCTTCACCGACAACCGCGTGCTGCTCTACCCCGGCCTCGATCCGGTGCGCACCTTCCACAGCCGGGATGCGTACGCCGTGCAGCACGCCATCAAGGAAGGCCTGCGCCTGGTGATCGTCACGGGCGGAAAAAGTGATGGCGTGGAACAATCGTTCGCGCGGTTGGGCGTGAAGGAGTACCACTACCACACCTACGACAAGAGCCGCAAGCTCGATGAGCTGATCACGCTCACCGGCTTGGACCCCGCACGCACCGCCTACATGGGCGATGACATCCCCGACCTGCGTGTGATGCAGCGCGTGGCCTTGCCCTGCTGCCCGGCCGATGCCGCCGAGGAGATCAAAGCCATCAGCCTTTACGTGAGCCACAAACCCGGCGGCATGGGCTGCGTGCGCGACCTGCTGGAGCAGGCCATGAAGGTGCAGGGCAAGTGGATGACCGAAGGCGCGCACACCTGGTAG
- a CDS encoding DUF4160 domain-containing protein, whose protein sequence is MPKLYIYAGMVFLFYSDDHTPIHLHVRFQGSEMKAVLRFATDGCLSAIEWTRVAGKLPPAQVAKAERLLKVKASDIVKKWNDRFVFGKDIKPERILRIPK, encoded by the coding sequence ATGCCCAAGCTCTACATCTATGCGGGCATGGTCTTCCTGTTCTACAGCGATGACCATACGCCGATCCACTTGCACGTCAGGTTCCAAGGCTCGGAGATGAAGGCGGTTCTGCGCTTCGCTACGGACGGCTGTCTGAGCGCTATCGAATGGACGCGGGTCGCTGGTAAACTTCCACCGGCCCAAGTGGCCAAGGCCGAACGGTTGCTAAAAGTCAAGGCTTCGGATATCGTGAAGAAGTGGAACGACCGGTTCGTGTTCGGGAAAGACATCAAACCCGAGCGTATCTTGCGCATACCCAAATGA